From a single Micromonas commoda chromosome 5, complete sequence genomic region:
- a CDS encoding predicted protein, whose translation MNEGDAEIIFLGTGSSAPAKYRNVTGIVVDQKDKGSVFVDTGEGTLGQLVRCVGVDAADDIVRRLKCVWISHIHADHHVGLPTILARRRALLGSNGSDEDPVTVVGPKDLRRFLNAYNAVEPLHARFVDCRATLEGEWTRGKQEEEEDGEEREGVVGTTNAPNSPSVDGSNNKPGSGSSSFDWGDSLSHVRDACAALGLRRMVSTPVVHCAHAFALTMESEATCAETGEGWKLVYSGDTRPCSNVTNAARGATVLVHEATFEDGMEEDAVKKRHSTVGEAVKVGTDAGAYRTVLTHFSQRYPKVPVFKGGQRVGVAFDLMRLDFKTGLPRVPSFLEAARSLFPEEEDAETPAKEPAP comes from the coding sequence atgaacgaAGGGGACGCGGAGATCATCTTCCTGGGCACCggatcgtcggcgcccgccaaGTACCGCAACGTGaccggcatcgtcgtcgaccaaAAGGATAAGGGCTCGGTGTTTGTGGACACCGGCGAGGGGACGCTCGGGCAGCTCGTGCgctgcgtcggcgtcgacgccgccgacgacatcgTTCGAAGGCTCAAGTGCGTGTGGATCTCGCACATCCACGCCGATCACCACGTCGGATTGCCCACGATtttggcgcggcggagggcgctgTTGGGATCGAACGGCTCGGACGAGGATCCCGTGACGGTGGTGGGCCCGAAGGACCTCAGACGTTTTCTCAACGCGTACAACGCCGTGGAGCCGCTGCACGCGCGGTTCGTGGACTGCCGCGCCACCCTCGAGGGCGAGTGGACGCGCGGgaagcaggaggaggaggaggatggggaggagcgcgaagGAGTCGTGGGGACGACGAACGCCCCAAACTCCCCGAGCGTCGACGGATCGAATAATAAacccggctccggctcctcGTCGTTTGATTGGGGCGACTCCCTGAGCCACGTgagggacgcgtgcgccgcgttgggGTTGAGACGGATGGTCTCCACGCCCGTCGTGCACTGCGCgcacgcgttcgcgctcaCCATGGAGTCcgaggcgacgtgcgcggagaCGGGCGAGGGGTGGAAGCTGGTGTACAGCGGCGATACTCGACCGTGCTCAAACGTTAcaaacgccgcgaggggcgcgacggtgctCGTGCACGAGGCGACGTTCGAGGACgggatggaggaggacgccgtcaAGAAGCGGCACAGCACGGTGGGCGAGGCGGTGAAGGTGggcaccgacgccggggcgtACCGCACGGTGTTGACGCACTTCAGCCAGCGGTACCCGAAGGTGCCGGTGTTCAAGGGCGGGCAGAGGgtgggcgtcgcgttcgatcTCATGCGCCTGGATTTCAAGACGGGgttgccgagggtgccgtcgttcCTGGAAGCCGCGAGGAGCCTGTTCCCCGAAGAGGAAGACGCGGAGACACCGGCGAAGGAGCCGGCGCCGTGA
- a CDS encoding hypothetical protein (cupC2, conserved uncharacterized protein) — MRRGLVHALLAATLARSVAASFDPLAAFRPAELPASQPRRAAPPRQPPPPPPPPPPPPPQPPPPPRPPPPPRSPPPPPPPLPPGPREPPAPERPTTVRVQAETPPRFNYQTPGEGDGEEDYSYYNDDSYYDDDDSYYDDDDSYYDDDSSFDDARLTVRRYRNTLASRADPLAVAARNSFLANDRVYDKYAGVANPMTTLYLRQDALGAAFADATWLLSEPFADRPTALDDYLRCSTLVRSCTPAEVLRRCTYEPRGSWYRERRSRSNAPLDWPYCEPDLDEVYGFCTNEEVAHSTCEPKEARRRMRAHAAWVGEAVVRNDPRRWGRGARDVFVERT, encoded by the exons atgcgccgcggcctcgtccacgcgctcctcgcagcgacgctcgcgcgttccgtcgcggcgtccttcgacccgctcgcggcgtttcGACCCGCGGAGCTCCCGGCGAGCCAACCCAGGCGCGcagccccgccgcggcagccaccgccaccgccacctcctcctccacctcctcctcctcaaccccctcctcctcctcgaccccctcctcctcctcgttcaccacctcctcctcctcctccgctcCCACCGGGCCCGCgcgaaccccccgcgcccgagcgtCCCACCACCGTGCGCGTCCAAGCCgagacgcccccgcggttcAACTACCAAACCCCCGGGGAAGGGGACGGAGAGGAGGACTACTCCTACTACAACGACGACTCCtactacgacgacgacgactcctactacgacgacgacgactcctactacgacgacgactcctcGTTCGACGATGCGCGGCTGACTGTTCGGAGGTACAGGAAcaccctcgcgtcccgcgcggaccccctcgccgtcgccgcgaggaactcCTTCCTCGCCAACGACCGAGTGTACGACAAGTACGCCGGGGTGGCCAACCCGATGACGACGCTCTACCTGCGCCaagacgcgctcggcgccgcgttcgccgacgcgacgtggcTCCTCTCCGAGCCCTTCGCCGACAGGcccaccgcgctcgacgactaCCTCCGGTGCTCCACCCTCGTGCGATCGTGCACCCCAGCGGAGGTGCTGCGGCGGTGCACGTACGAGCCCAGGGGGTCATGGTACAGGGAGCG GCGGTCGCGATCCAACGCGCCCCTCGACTGGCCGTACTGCGAAccggacctcgacgaggtgTACGGGTTTTGCACcaacgaggaggtggcgcaCTCGACGTGCGAGCcgaaggaggcgcggcggcggatgcgggcgcacgcggcgtggGTTGGGGAGGCGGTCGTGCGGAACGATCCGAGACGGTGGGGCCGGGGAGCGCGAGACGTTTTCGTCGAGCGAACGTAA
- a CDS encoding predicted protein, whose product MFALTVAASAGARVAPSTGESPYRASRALSSRSAPPGDYPRGAPDISRIKFPCASSAVPISANLRADIHLPSSPLRLAAPRAPAARKATGAVALPAKTARGASLVRRADNLINGNVSGSAESVAGLGGDIGARDATAAELESGFNAKSIGEADTEHILKVPEGIRDITELFKRSCVSLDGTEGQLEEAQKLVYQKQVADWKIRKVDGHEVLRREYRTANKEDAQEVINRLSTVAECENKKVDSYIEGPGVRIEIWSKAVNGLHVNDFILAAKIDKLDLSDKVVKKPPNVFLV is encoded by the coding sequence ATGTTTGCCCTAACCGTCGCAgccagcgccggcgcgcgcgtggctcCCTCCACTGGTGAGTCCCCGTACCGCGCCTCTCGTGCGCTCTCGAGCCGGAGCGCGCCCCCCGGGGATtacccgcgcggggctccGGATATCTCCCGGATAAAGTTTCCATGCgcttcgtcggcggtgccgaTCTCCGCGAACCTCCGGGCTGACATCCACCTCCCGTCCTCCCCTTTACGTCTCGCagctccccgcgcgcccgccgcgcgcaaggccaccggcgcggtcgcgctccccgccaagaccgcccgcggcgcctccctcgtccgccgcgcggacaaCCTCATTAACGGCAACGTCTCCGGCTCCGCGGAGAGCGTCGCGGGTCTCGGCGGTGacatcggcgcgcgcgacgccaccgccgccgagctcgagtcgGGTTTCAACGCCAAGTCCATCGGCGAGGCCGACACCGAGCACATCCTCAAGGTCCCCGAGGGTATCCGAGACATCACCGAGCTCTTCAAGCGATCGTGCGTGTCGCTCGACGGAACCGAGGGACAGTTGGAGGAGGCGCAGAAGCTGGTGTATCAGAAGCAGGTCGCCGACTGGAAGATCCGCAAGGTGGACGGACACGAGGTGCTTCGGAGGGAATACCGCACCGCGAACAAGGAGGACGCGCAGGAGGTTATCAACAGGTTGAGCACCGTCGCCGAGTGCGAGAATAAGAAGGTGGACTCGTACATCGAGGGGCCCGGCGTGAGGATCGAGATCTGGTCCAAGGCGGTGAACGGCCTCCACGTGAACGATTTCATCCTGGCGGCGAAGATCGACAAGCTGGACCTCAGCGACAAGGTGGTCAAGAAGCCCCCCAACGTCTTCCTCGTCTGA
- a CDS encoding predicted protein, producing the protein MANWRTLEERRRECSLRNARMHAGRSQPALARAVVISARDERPADVPSRLSTVMWIFAGAHNSEPKGGPTMSQARRPWRPVGSTKLELMPCMRRRTNPPPAEGDAPDGDATDDDGNVDVNDARAGPPPSLPPAGLPTGAPVPNPVRSLEGMRAAAAATHVEPTSPRGAIRPKPVPKDLPACREISRMDEIIELHGECVARWHAGVRGFGTRVFTHKDCAEHAANTCCCAYEREVTTRKLRGARDALHEASAKMLLWQHRMAAAARLRHLRKRGYPAFRAWRNRSSGTAPQRKVLAMAVKVWSKRVVAKAHARWRETCRYRRRARNLLSIALASTNRRWFTRWRDAAHAAARIARITDRVVRRLARAKLAAAIDAWRARAREFISLRRRAVLAASRLGRTKLAAAFGGWSDGVAWRKRTTELVRKVAKRVVLRDVAAAWRQWRAVASRGRDRRYKTLMAGAANHAAEREQWLLAAETREKELIRGFHEQMEKSRAEAEEEARWALRRVVDGANEVARRLEREAAEARAARPKTDKSLASVRTKERSDEAAMTVTNAKRAKAKKERVRTEVKDRIEQLRRNFDAAVETAEARLKKAEEEFAEEDAFLEEHAAKAEWAERVENAERAAERAGKIARASAVAANDAKRAFERLRERRLREVENAEAFVDEEFEAIRRKFAEASKKARGGDGEENRAPGREGGAEDFRRRLAAL; encoded by the coding sequence ATGGCGAACTGGCGAACGCTGGAGGAGCGCAGGAGGGAGTGCAGCCTCCGGAACGCTCGCATGCACGCGGGACGCTCTCagccggcgctcgcgcgcgcagtTGTGATCTCTGCGCGGgacgagcgccccgccgatGTGCCATCGCGGCTTTCGACCGTTATGTGGATTTTCGCCGGCGCGCACAACTCGGAGCCGAAGGGCGGGCCGACGATGTCGCAGGCGAGACGGCCGTGGCGGCCGGTGGGCTCGACGAAGCTCGAGCTCATGCCGTGCATGCGCCGGCgcacgaacccgccgccggccgagggcgacgcacccgacggggacgcgacggacgacgacggaaaCGTCGACGTCAAtgacgcgagggcgggccCACCCCCGTCCCTACCCCCCGCGGGTTTGCCCACCGGCGCTCCCGTCCCGAATCCGGTGCGCTCCCTCGAGGGCatgcgtgcggcggcggccgccaccCACGTCGAAcccacgtccccgcgcggcgcgatacGCCCCAAACCCGTCCCCAAGGATCTCCCCGCGTGCCGGGAGATTTCGCGCATGGACGAAATCATCGAGCTCCACGGCGAGTGCGTGGCGCGCTGgcacgccggcgtccgcggctttGGGACCCGGGTCTTCACGCACAAAGACTGCGCCGAACACGCGGCCAACACGTGCTGCTGCGCGTACGAGCGGGAGGTGACGACACGCAAGTTACGGGGCGCCAGGGACGCCCTCCACGAGGCATCCGCCAAGATGCTCCTCTGGCAACACcggatggccgccgccgcgaggctccgGCACCTTCGCAAGCGGGGGTACCCGGCGTTCAGGGCGTGGCGGAACAGGTCGAGCGGCACCGCGCCCCAGCGTAAGGtcctcgcgatggcggtcAAGGTGTGGTCCAAGCGCGTCGTGGCAAAGGCAcacgcgcggtggagggagACGTGTAGGTaccgacgtcgagctcggaaCCTGTTGTCGATTGCGTTGGCGAGTACGAATCGGCGGTGGTTCACGCgctggcgcgacgccgcccacgccgccgcgcgcatcgcccgcATCACCGACAGGGTCGTCCGcaggctcgcgcgcgccaagctggcggccgcgatcgacgcgtggcgcgcgcgggctcgggagTTCATCtcgcttcggcgccgcgcggtttTAGCGGCGAGCCGACTGGGCCGGACCAAACTCGCGGCTGCGTTTGGCGGGTggagcgacggcgtggcGTGGCGCAAACGCACGACGGAGCTCGTTCGGAAGGTTGCGAAGCGGGTGGTGCtgagggacgtcgcggcggcgtggcgtcagtggcgcgcggtggcgtcccGAGGTCGGGACCGAAGGTACAAGACTCtgatggcgggcgcggcgaatcacgcggcggagcgggaacagtggctcctcgccgcggagacccGGGAGAAGGAGCTCATACGGGGTTTCCACGAGCAGATGGAAAAGTCTCGTgcagaggcggaggaggaagcgAGGTGGGCGCTGAGACGAGtggtggacggcgcgaacgaggtGGCTCGGCGGTTGgagcgcgaagccgccgaggcgagagccgcgagGCCGAAAACGGATAAATCGTTGGCGTCGGTTCGGACCAAGGAACGgagcgacgaggcggcgatgacggtgACGAACGCTAAAAGAGCCAAGGCTAAGAAGGAGCGGGTGCGAACGGAGGTGAAGGATCGGATCGAGCAGCTCCGTCGGAACTttgacgccgcggtggagacggcggaggcgcgttTGAAAAAAGCCGAGGAGGAattcgccgaggaggacgcgttTCTGGAGGAAcacgcggccaaggcggagtgGGCGGAGCGCGTGGAGAACGCGGAGAGGGCCGCGGAGAGGGCCGGTaagatcgcgcgcgcgtccgccgtcgcggcgaacgacgccaaGCGAGCGTTCGAGCGGCTCAGGGAACGGAGACTGCGAGAGGTTGAAAACGCAGAGGCGTTTGTGGACGAGGAGTTTGAGGCGATTCGGAGGAAATTCGCGGAGGCTTCGAAGaaggcgaggggcggggacggggaggagaaCCGGGCGCCCGGTCGAGAGGGTGGAGCCGAGGATTTCAggcggcgcctcgcggctctgtga
- the CIS1 gene encoding citrate synthase (now transferred to; acetyl-CoA + H2O + oxaloacetate = citrate + CoA) — MPPTRPHRVDPHARPPDHPPGADQKIRLAPGGGAGTLTVTDNRTGKRYEVPVTEDGFVSATAFKAIKAGGDGLGLKLYDPGYMNTAPCKSKISYIDGDKGILRYRGYPIEELAERSTYLESAFALVYGDLPDARQLREWEETVMRHSALPVPVIAAIEALPHDAHPMGVILAGLNALSTFHPEQNPALQGGGIYRSHDVQDKQIVRIIGKMTTLAAHAYHRNTGRTPAHPNQTMGYAENFLYMLDAGLDPNHRPNPRLAKALDVMFLLHAEHEMNCSTAAARHLASSGVDVYSAVAGAVGALYGPLHGGANEAVLKMLARIGNKEAIPAFLKRVKDKKEKMFGFGHRVYKNFDPRANVIREVAEEVFRLVGRDPLIDVAVELEKAARQDEYFVNRKLYPNVDFYSGLVYRALGFPPEFFTVLFAVPRAAGYLAHWRESLTDPDAKIARPQQVYQGEWLRSYPALAARPPASSDSMWHVQVSNASRRRLAGGSSSGKEFRPSGSAGGSVGGGRVGQSLAHPPRDVGLGPAFSSGVVPGDATGGVDKLFHAR; from the exons ATGCCCCCGACCCGACCCCACCGAGTCGACCCTCACGCGCGACCCCCCGACCATCCACCAGGCGCGGACCAGAAGATCCGgctcgcccccggcggcggcgccgggacccTTACCGTCACCGACAACCGCACCGGCAAGCGCTACGAGGTGCCCGTCACCGAGGACGGCTTcgtctccgccaccgcgttcaaGGCCATcaaggctggcggcgacggcctcgggCTCAAGCTCTACGACCCGGGGTACATGAACACCGCCCCGTGCAAGAGCAAGATATCCtacatcgacggcgacaaggGCATCCTGAGGTACCGCGGGTACCccatcgaggagctcgccgagcgctcAACCTACCTCGAG tccgcgttcgcgctcgtgtACGGCGacctccccgacgcgcgacAGCTCCGCGAGTGGGAGGAGACCGTCATGCGCCACTCCGCGCTGCCCGTcccggtcatcgccgccatcgaaGCGCTGCCGCACGACGCGCATCCCATGGGCGTCATCCTCGCGGGGTTGAACGCGTTGTCGACGTTTCACCCGGAGCAAAACCCGGCGTtgcagggcggcggcatctATCGCAGCCACGACGTGCAGGATAAGCAGATCGTTCGGATCATCGGCAAGATGaccacgctcgcggcgcacgcgtacCACCGCAACACCGGACGAACGCCCGCGCATCCCAACCAGACGATGGGCTACGCCGAGAATTTTCTGTACATGCTCGACGCGGGACTGGATCCCAACCACAGGCCCAACCCGAGGCTCGCGAAGGCTTTGGACGTCATGTTCTTACTCCACGCGGAGCACGAGATGAActgctccaccgcggcggcgaggcatCTCGCGTCGTCAGGCGTGGACGTGtactccgcggtggcgggcgcggtgggcgccctCTACGGCCCGCTGCACGGCGGAGCCAACGAGGCGGTGCTGAAGATGCTCGCGCGCATAGGGAACAAGGAGGCGATCCCGGCCTTCTTAAAACGGGTCAAGgacaagaaggagaagatgTTCGGGTTCGGGCACAGGGTGTACAAGAACTTTGACCCGAGGGCCAACGTCATTCGCGAAGTCGCCGAGGAAGTTTTTCGTCTGGTCGGCCGCGACCCGCtcatcgacgtcgccgtcgaactcGAAAAGGCGGCGCGCCAGGACGAGTACTTCGTCAATCGCAAGCTCTACCCCAACGTCGACTTCTACAGCGGCTTGGTGTACAGGGCGCTGGGGTTCCCGCCCGAGTTTTTCACCGTGCTGTTCGCGGTGCCGAGAGCCGCCGGGTACCTGGCGCACTGGCGCGAGTCCCTCACCGATCCGGACGCGAAGATCGCCCGCCCGCAGCAGGTGTACCAGGGCGAGTGGCTCCGTTCgtaccccgcgctcgcggccagACCCCCCGCGAGCTCCGATTCCATGTGGCACGTGCAGGTGTCCAacgcgagccgccgacgcctcgcgggcgggtccAGCTCGGGCAAAGAGTTTCGACCGAgcggctcggcgggcggctcggtgggcggcgggagagTTGGACAATCTctcgcgcacccgccgcgcgacgtcggcctCGGACCGGCGTTCTCCTCCGGGGTCGTGCCGGGCGACGCCACGGGCGGGGTGGACAAGCTTTTCCACGCGAGATGA